One genomic segment of bacterium includes these proteins:
- a CDS encoding amidohydrolase family protein: MASGDLLVRGGTVVDGTGAPSFKADVRVRSGRIVEVGPGLRPDGEPEIDAGGALVTPGFIEPHTHYDGSLWWDPHIDPMPSHGTTSVVLANCGLGLAPLREADRNQLIELMCFIEDLPTDAFETAIPWTWETWPEYQAANDEHPTALNVAAFFPHQTLRMWVMGADAWERTATEAERAEMAQLLNEGLAAGAFGLSTSLMDLDRHNRLVPSRMADDQEWGDLLDVVAAHPGATFQFVPRAFEFEHFPGDMERMAALCRDRGIRANWGGFFSQENRAKERQISLELVERLNAEGGQIATLYSVRPGYVNLHFERSIMWSGVEAWHELCNVDGDEAKMAMLRDDAWRERARHDWDACTYTLAPINRPHMILLASDEPRNAEWTGRSIADLAEARGVHLSDAVADWLLDNNMDTHLKTQPQPVDNETLAEMARSPMTVNGASDAGAHIQMFVGAGDATYFLTSMVRDLGLLTTEEAVYSVTGKQAAFFGIPNRGVVAEGAAADLAVFALDEIDLGDEVRVDDLPTGSWRYSRKPAGYRATVVNGVPTWADQRSTGALPGEFLRNSAVG; encoded by the coding sequence ATGGCTTCAGGAGATTTGCTGGTTCGCGGGGGAACGGTGGTGGACGGCACCGGCGCACCCTCGTTCAAGGCTGATGTGCGGGTGCGCTCGGGAAGGATCGTCGAAGTGGGACCTGGATTACGGCCCGACGGCGAGCCGGAGATCGACGCCGGCGGCGCCCTGGTGACGCCGGGGTTCATCGAGCCCCACACCCACTACGACGGATCGCTGTGGTGGGACCCCCACATCGACCCCATGCCGTCGCACGGCACCACCAGCGTGGTGCTGGCCAACTGCGGCCTGGGCCTAGCCCCACTACGGGAAGCCGACCGCAACCAGCTCATCGAGCTGATGTGCTTCATCGAGGATCTCCCCACCGATGCCTTCGAGACGGCCATCCCGTGGACGTGGGAGACCTGGCCGGAGTACCAGGCCGCCAACGACGAGCACCCCACGGCGCTAAACGTGGCCGCTTTCTTCCCTCACCAGACCCTGCGGATGTGGGTGATGGGCGCCGACGCGTGGGAGCGGACCGCCACCGAAGCCGAGCGGGCCGAGATGGCCCAACTGCTCAACGAGGGGCTGGCCGCCGGGGCGTTCGGGCTTTCCACCTCGCTGATGGACTTGGACCGCCACAACCGGCTGGTGCCCAGCCGCATGGCCGACGACCAGGAGTGGGGCGACCTGCTCGACGTGGTGGCCGCCCACCCCGGCGCCACCTTCCAGTTCGTGCCCCGGGCCTTCGAGTTCGAGCACTTCCCCGGCGACATGGAGCGAATGGCCGCGCTGTGCCGGGATCGGGGTATCCGGGCCAACTGGGGCGGCTTCTTCTCCCAGGAGAACCGGGCCAAAGAGCGCCAGATCTCCCTCGAGCTGGTGGAGCGGCTCAACGCCGAGGGCGGCCAGATCGCCACGCTGTATTCGGTGCGGCCCGGGTATGTGAACCTCCACTTCGAGCGGTCGATCATGTGGAGCGGGGTGGAAGCGTGGCACGAGCTGTGCAACGTGGACGGCGACGAGGCCAAGATGGCCATGCTCCGCGACGACGCCTGGCGAGAGCGGGCCCGCCACGACTGGGACGCCTGCACCTACACCCTGGCGCCCATCAACCGCCCCCACATGATCCTGCTGGCCTCCGATGAACCCCGCAACGCCGAGTGGACCGGGCGGTCCATCGCCGATCTGGCCGAGGCCCGGGGCGTGCATCTCTCGGACGCAGTGGCCGATTGGCTGCTGGACAACAACATGGACACCCACCTCAAGACCCAGCCCCAGCCGGTGGACAACGAGACGCTGGCGGAGATGGCCCGCTCCCCGATGACGGTGAACGGGGCGTCGGACGCCGGCGCTCACATCCAGATGTTCGTCGGCGCCGGCGACGCCACTTATTTCTTGACCTCGATGGTGCGCGACCTCGGCTTGCTCACCACCGAGGAGGCGGTGTACTCAGTGACCGGAAAGCAGGCCGCGTTCTTCGGGATACCGAACCGGGGGGTGGTGGCCGAGGGGGCCGCCGCCGACCTGGCCGTGTTCGCCCTCGACGAGATCGATCTGGGCGACGAGGTCCGGGTAGACGACCTCCCCACCGGCAGCTGGCGCTACAGCCGCAAGCCGGCCGGCTATCGGGCCACCGTGGTCAACGGCGTGCCCACCTGGGCCGACCAGCGGTCCACCGGGGCGCTCCCCGGCGAATTCCTCCGCAACTCAGCGGTCGGCTGA